The Anomaloglossus baeobatrachus isolate aAnoBae1 chromosome 10, aAnoBae1.hap1, whole genome shotgun sequence genome has a segment encoding these proteins:
- the LOC142255384 gene encoding ribosomal protein S6 kinase 2 beta-like, which yields MTFAMNKAKMDFLKEKRTQRDRVLKERRGLNEEQEPIFALGRKDFILPDMDTVASEMASKRQNLDKMRKNKRHDFLTEKRKMETPSETHSAASAELQKAIHSSLRKLGELAPEIRRRNKDAILNKRMNICAEIELEEDLQERPSHVTSESESEDTLNLQRAAAQKRIKNNRDWAVQCRRRLIYAKPIINGNGGLCRPQSSAKTISIPEFLFQLSVSSPDRSLDKEEPADGSVEMALDTAGTPVEDLGDVRCKIFPMQELIDPENPIDLCNLEHQTELGQGGYGKVLLAKDPATEELLAVKIMDKSYCTGEVICTEIHVLGLTAECPYLMSLRAYMETPIEYIIAMEYMAGGDLLQHMTQLMPYDIKTVRRFAAEMVCGLQFLHEHGVIHCDLKPDNVLINENGHIKITDFGLSAVNVGEDDLLHDFVGAKGHIPPEIMNGEDGYNNRADSFAFGVILYTMLLGKNPFYSTGTLEEYHQSLQEDNPEFPPGICSDAINLIEGLLRKDRYTRFAITSSIREHPFFHSINWREVETGMAKAPFQQNLSDGSSETSSDTSSSDTSSSDMSSSDMSSSNMSDPPVQHFGGAISSISPERQVLIPAKKTLNVCDLEFQRVLAKGSFGNVMLASDPATEELLAVKIMKKGRYTEAMKTTEVNVLKTAIGCRYLISFRGVQETPMEYKIAMDYMARGDLHGHMAQLMTFDAETTRRFAAEMVCGIQYLHEHGIVHRDLKPQNVLLDDTGHITISDFGLAVEELEEDEKIKGFAGTKGYTAPEIMDGESYNHLVDSFSFGVILYMMVVGEKPFYSRGTKKEYHKSLKEDSPYFPPGASLDTINFIEGLLCKNPLERIAVTSTIRQHPYFSSINWRDVESGRADPPFQ from the exons ATGACTTTTGCGATGAACAAAGCAAAAATGGATTTTCTAAAGGAGAAAAGAACCCAAAGAGATCGGGTTCTAAAAGAAAGGAGAGGACTAAATGAAGAGCAGGAACCAATATTCGCTTTAGGGCGAAAAGACTTTATATTACCAGACATGGACACGGTCGCCTCAGAAATGGCGTCCAAACGACAAAATCTGGATAAAATGAGAAAGAACAAAAGACATGACTTCCTTACAGAGAAAAGGAAAATGGAGACCCCCTCAGAGACTCACTCTGCTGCCTCCGCTGAGCTTCAGAAGGCCATACATAGCTCCTTGAGAAAACTCGGAGAACTGGCCCCTGAAATAAGGAGGAGGAACAAAGATGCCATCCTCAATAAGCGGATGAACATCTGTGCAGAGATAGAGCTTGAGGAAGATCTCCAAGAAAGACCCAGTCATGTCACATCAGAATCTGAAAGTGAAGACACCCTGAACCTACAGAGAGCGGCAGCCCAGAAAAGAATCAAGAACAACCGAGACTGGGCTGTCCAATGTAGGAGACGTCTCATCTATGCCAAACCCATTATAAATGGGAATGGGGGCCTCTGTAGGCCACAGTCATCAGCCAAAACCATCTCCATCCCAGAGTTTCTGTTCCAGCTGAGTGTTTCTTCACCAGACAGATCACTGGATAAAGAGGAACCAG CAGATGGAAGTGTGGAGATGGCACTGGACACTGCCGGAACACCAGTAGAAGACCTTGGTGATGTCCGTTGcaagatttttcccatgcaagaatTGATCGACCCAGAGAATCCCATTGACCTTTGCAACCTTGAGCACCAGACAGAGCTTGGACAGGGCGGCTACGGAAAA GTCCTCTTGGCAAAGGATCCGGCCACTGAAGAACTTCTGGCCGTAAAGATCATGGACAAGAGTTACTGTACTGGAGAAGTAATCTGTACAGAAATACACGTCCTGGGACTGACAGCCGAATGCCCCTACCTCATGTCTCTGAGGGCATATATGGAGACACCTATTGAATATATAATAGCCATGGAATATATGGCTGGAGGAGATCTGCTCCAACACATGACACAATTGATGCCCTATGACATAAAGACAGTAAG ACGCTTTGCGGCAGAAATGGTCTGCGGACTTCAATTTCTACATGAACACGGCGTGATACATTG TGACCTGAAGCCTGACAACGTCCTCATCAATGAGAATGGCCACATAAAGATCACAGATTTTGGCTTATCCGCCGTGAATGTGGGAGAGGATGATCTATTGCATGACTTTGTTGGCGCAAAGGGCCACATACCACCCGAG ATAATGAATGGAGAAGACGGCTACAACAATCGAGCAGATTCGTTTGCATTCGGTGTCATCTTGTACACCATGCTTTTGGGGAAAAATCCCTTCTACAGTACTGGAACATTGGAGGAATACCACCAGTCGCTGCAAGAGGACAACCCAGAATTTCCACCCGGAATCTGCTCTGATGCAATTAACTTAATAGAAGGG CTTCTCCGCAAAGATCGATATACTCGCTTTGCTATTACATCCAGCATACGAGAGCACCCGTTCTTCCACTCCATAAACTGGAGGGAAGTGGAGACCGGCATGGCCAAAGCCCCGTTCCAACAAAACCTGT CAGATGGAAGCAGTGAGACATCCTCGGACACGTCATCCTCGGACACGTCATCCTCGGACATGTCATCTTCTGACATGTCATCCTCGAACATGTCAGACCCACCTGTACAACACTTTGGTGGTGCCATTTCCAGTATTTCTCCTGAAAGACAAGTACTGATCCCGGCAAAGAAAACTCTTAACGTTTGTGATCTCGAATTCCAAAGAGTTCTTGCAAAGGGCAGCTTCGGAAAT GTCATGTTGGCATCAGATCCGGCCACTGAAGAACTGCTGGCCGTAAAAATAATGAAAAAGGGTCGTTATACTGAGGCCATGAAAACAACTGAGGTGAACGTCCTGAAAACGGCCATTGGGTGCCGCTACCTAATATCTTTTCGGGGAGTTCAGGAGACACCTATGGAATATAAAATCGCCATGGACTATATGGCCAGAGGAGACCTCCATGGCCACATGGCACAATTGATGACCTTTGACGCAGAAACAACAAG GCGCTTTGCGGCAGAGATGGTCTGCGGTATTCAATATCTCCATGAACATGGCATCGTACATCG TGACCTGAAGCCACAGAATGTCCTCCTCGATGACACCGGACACATCACAATATCAGACTTTGGCTTAGCAGTCGAGGAATTGGAGGAGGACGAAAAAATAAAAGGCTTTGCTGGCACCAAGGGTTACACCGCGCCCGAG ATTATGGACGGCGAGAGCTACAACCATCTGGTAGACTCCTTTTCCTTTGGCGTCATCTTGTACATGATGGTTGTCGGGGAAAAGCCGTTCTATAGCCGAGGCACAAAGAAGGAATATCACAAGTCTCTGAAGGAGGACAGCCCGTATTTTCCACCCGGCGCCTCCCTTGATACCATTAACTTTATAGAAGGG CTTCTCTGCAAAAATCCACTTGAACGCATTGCCGTAACATCAACCATCCGGCAGCACCCGTACTTCAGCTCCATAAACTGGAGAGACGTGGAGTCCGGCAGAGCCGACCCACCATTCCAATAG